One part of the Budorcas taxicolor isolate Tak-1 chromosome 22, Takin1.1, whole genome shotgun sequence genome encodes these proteins:
- the ZBTB14 gene encoding zinc finger and BTB domain-containing protein 14, with product MGTEFFISMSETIKYNDDDHKTLFLKTLNEQRLEGEFCDIAIVVEDVKFRAHRCVLAACSTYFKKLFKKLEVDSSSVIEIDFLRSDIFEEVLNYMYTAKISVKKEDVNLMMSSGQILGIRFLDKLCSQKRDVSSPDENNGQSKSKYCLKINRPIGDAADPQDDDVEEIGDQDDSPSDDTVEGTPPSQEDGKSPTTTLRVQEAILKELGSEEVRKVNCYGQEVESMETPESKDLGSQTPQALTFNDGMSEVKDEQTPGWTTAASDMKFEYLLYGHHREQIACQACGKTFSDEGRLRKHEKLHTADRPFVCEMCTKGFTTQAHLKEHLKIHTGYKPYSCEVCGKSFIRAPDLKKHERVHSNERPFACHMCDKAFKHKSHLKDHERRHRGEKPFVCGSCTKAFAKASDLKRHENNMHSERKQVTPSAMQSETEQLQAAAMAAEAEQQLETIACS from the exons ATGGGTACC GAGTTTTTCATCAGTATGTCTGAAACCATTAAATATAATGACGATGACCATAAAACTCTGTTTCTGAAAACACTCAATGAGCAACGCTTGGAAGGAGAATTTTGCGACATCGCGATTGTGGTCGAGGATGTGAAGTTCAGAGCGCACAGGTGTGTTCTCGCTGCCTGCAGCACCTACTTTAAAAAGCTTTTCAAGAAACTTGAGGTAGATAGTTCCTCAGTAATAGAAATAGATTTCCTCCGTTCCGATATATTTGAAGAGGTCCTGAATTACATGTACACGGCAAAGATCTCCGTGAAAAAAGAAGATGTTAACTTAATGATGTCATCCGGTCAGATTCTCGGCATCCGGTTCCTGGATAAACTCTGCTCTCAGAAGCGGGACGTGTCCAGCCCGGACGAAAACAACGGTCAGTCGAAAAGCAAGTACTGCCTGAAGATCAACCGCCCCATTGGGGATGCTGCCGACCCTCAGGATGACGACGTGGAGGAAATCGGAGACCAGGACGACAGCCCCTCGGATGACACGGTAGAAGGCACCCCCCCGAGTCAGGAGGACGGCAAATCGCCCACGACGACGCTCAGGGTGCAGGAGGCCATCCTGAAAGAGCTGGGCAGCGAGGAGGTACGGAAGGTCAACTGCTACGGCCAGGAGGTAGAGTCCATGGAGACCCCCGAGTCCAAGGACCTGGGGTCCCAGACCCCTCAGGCCTTAACATTTAACGACGGGATGAGTGAAGTGAAGGATGAGCAGACCCCAGGCTGGACCACGGCGGCCAGCGACATGAAGTTCGAGTACCTGCTGTACGGGCACCACCGGGAGCAGATCGCCTGCCAGGCGTGCGGGAAGACGTTTTCCGACGAGGGTCGGCTGAGGAAGCACGAGAAGCTGCACACGGCCGACCGGCCCTTCGTGTGCGAGATGTGCACCAAGGGCTTCACCACGCAGGCCCATCTGAAGGAGCACCTGAAGATCCACACGGGCTATAAGCCCTACAGCTGCGAGGTGTGCGGCAAGTCGTTCATCCGCGCCCCGGACTTGAAGAAGCACGAGCGGGTGCACAGCAACGAGCGGCCCTTCGCCTGCCATATGTGTGACAAGGCCTTCAAGCACAAGTCCCACCTCAAGGACCACGAGCGCCGTCACCGCGGCGAGAAGCCCTTTGTGTGCGGCTCCTGCACCAAGGCCTTCGCCAAGGCGTCCGACCTGAAGCGGCACGAGAACAACATGCACAGCGAGCGCAAGCAAGTCACCCCCAGCGCCATGCAGAGCGAGACCGAACAGCTGCAGGCGGCGGCCATGGCTGCGGAGGCCGAGCAGCAGCTGGAGACCATCGCCTGCAGCTAG